A stretch of Coleofasciculaceae cyanobacterium DNA encodes these proteins:
- a CDS encoding dihydrolipoamide acetyltransferase family protein, translating to MIHDIFMPALSSTMTEGKIVEWTKSPGDKVEKGETVLVVESDKADMDVESFNEGYLAVILVEAGQEALVGSAIALVAETEAEIESAKQQAVNHVKGGSKPEQAAPVAVTAPVEVSTATVSSNGNSSGRTIASPRAKKLAKQLGVDLKTLQGSGPYGRITAGDVEQASGKPVSTPAATPLGVVPQATANSAPAVVAARVTPSAAPTTAAPTTAAPATAAPTTAAPATAAAPAKVNPGETVPFNTLQKAVVQNMVASLQVPIFHVAYTITTDALDKLYQQIKPKGVTMTALLAKAIAVTLQKHPVVNAGYTQDAISYNSEINVAVAVAMPDGGLITPVLRNADRLDIYSLSRTWQDLVARARAKQLKPEEYTTGTFTLSNLGMFGVDNFDAILPPGQGSILAVGGSKPQLVADDSGMMGVKRQMKVNITSDHRIIYGAQAAAFLKDLATLIETDAQSLTL from the coding sequence ATGATTCACGATATATTCATGCCCGCCCTCAGTTCCACAATGACCGAAGGTAAAATTGTCGAGTGGACTAAATCTCCTGGGGACAAAGTAGAAAAAGGGGAAACGGTCTTAGTAGTAGAGTCGGACAAAGCCGATATGGACGTTGAATCTTTTAACGAAGGCTACCTGGCAGTTATCTTAGTCGAGGCGGGACAAGAAGCTCTTGTAGGCAGTGCGATCGCTTTAGTAGCCGAAACTGAAGCCGAAATTGAATCAGCTAAACAACAAGCGGTGAATCATGTAAAAGGTGGAAGCAAACCAGAACAAGCAGCCCCCGTAGCAGTTACCGCTCCAGTAGAAGTTAGTACTGCTACCGTATCCAGCAATGGTAATAGCTCGGGCAGAACTATTGCTTCACCCAGAGCGAAAAAATTGGCTAAACAGTTGGGTGTGGATTTAAAAACTCTTCAGGGAAGTGGTCCTTATGGTAGAATTACGGCGGGTGATGTCGAACAAGCCTCAGGTAAACCTGTAAGCACTCCTGCTGCGACTCCTTTGGGCGTTGTTCCTCAGGCTACTGCTAACTCTGCACCTGCTGTCGTGGCTGCCCGTGTTACTCCTAGTGCTGCTCCCACAACTGCTGCTCCCACAACTGCTGCTCCCGCAACTGCTGCTCCCACAACTGCTGCTCCCGCAACTGCTGCTGCCCCAGCCAAGGTTAATCCTGGTGAAACTGTACCCTTTAATACTCTGCAAAAAGCGGTGGTACAAAACATGGTGGCAAGCTTGCAAGTGCCTATTTTTCATGTAGCTTACACCATTACTACTGATGCTTTAGATAAACTTTATCAACAAATCAAACCCAAGGGCGTGACGATGACGGCGTTATTAGCTAAGGCGATCGCCGTTACCTTGCAAAAACATCCTGTGGTTAACGCTGGCTATACTCAAGATGCCATTAGCTACAACTCGGAAATTAATGTTGCTGTGGCAGTAGCTATGCCCGATGGTGGACTAATTACTCCCGTATTGCGTAATGCAGATCGACTGGATATTTATTCTCTCTCGCGCACTTGGCAAGATTTAGTCGCCCGCGCCCGAGCGAAACAACTCAAGCCCGAAGAATATACTACTGGGACATTTACCCTTTCCAATTTGGGAATGTTTGGAGTCGATAATTTTGATGCTATTTTGCCTCCAGGACAAGGCTCAATCTTAGCCGTTGGTGGCTCAAAACCTCAATTGGTAGCTGATGATTCAGGCATGATGGGAGTAAAACGCCAGATGAAGGTGAATATTACTTCCGATCACCGCATTATTTATGGCGCACAGGCAGCAGCTTTCTTGAAAGATCTGGCGACTCTGATTGAAACTGACGCTCAATCTTTGACGCTTTGA